In a genomic window of Nocardiopsis mwathae:
- a CDS encoding Gfo/Idh/MocA family oxidoreductase produces the protein MAPVRVMIVGAGSRGGGYARWIENNPGAARVVAVAEPRPEYREPLADAHGVPPEARFDDWRAAAARPRLADVALVCTLDDDHRAPSEAFAGLGYHLLVEKPLAQTRADCEAIVAAARRNGVLLGVCHVLRYARYTLMLKEIIDSGGIGEVVSVDHVEPVGFWHQAHSYVRGNWRREADTAPMLLAKSCHDLDWLRHIIGRDAVAVSSFGSLKHFRPEEAPPGAGERCVDCAAEPDCPYSALRIYRRFLDRGRTGWPLDVLTPDPGPRTIEAALRDGPYGRCVYHCDNDVVDHQVVGLEFTGGVTAAFTMTAFTRAGPRRTAIYGTRGELACDGEHITRYDFLTDTTEVIDVAAADTGMIDTGHGGGDAGLLASFFRAVAAGDPDMVVTSGQDALHSHLMVFAAEQARREGRVVRLETSDMPDTPRVR, from the coding sequence GTGGCACCGGTACGGGTGATGATCGTGGGCGCCGGATCGCGCGGCGGCGGCTACGCGCGGTGGATCGAGAACAACCCCGGCGCCGCGCGGGTGGTGGCGGTCGCCGAACCGCGCCCGGAGTACCGGGAGCCGCTCGCCGACGCCCACGGGGTGCCGCCCGAGGCGCGGTTCGACGACTGGCGCGCGGCCGCGGCGCGCCCGCGCCTGGCCGACGTGGCCCTGGTGTGCACGCTCGACGACGACCACCGCGCCCCCTCCGAGGCCTTCGCCGGCCTCGGCTACCACCTGCTGGTCGAGAAGCCGCTGGCGCAGACCCGCGCGGACTGCGAGGCCATCGTCGCGGCGGCGCGCCGAAACGGGGTCCTGCTCGGGGTCTGCCACGTGCTGCGCTACGCCCGCTACACGCTGATGCTCAAGGAGATCATCGACTCCGGCGGCATCGGTGAGGTCGTCAGCGTCGACCACGTCGAACCCGTGGGCTTCTGGCACCAGGCGCACTCCTACGTGCGCGGCAACTGGCGCCGCGAGGCCGACACCGCGCCGATGCTGCTCGCCAAGTCCTGCCATGACCTGGACTGGCTGCGCCACATCATCGGGCGCGACGCCGTCGCCGTGTCCTCGTTCGGCTCGCTGAAGCACTTCCGTCCCGAGGAGGCGCCGCCGGGTGCGGGCGAGCGGTGCGTCGACTGCGCCGCCGAACCCGACTGCCCCTACTCCGCCCTGCGCATCTACCGGCGCTTCCTCGACCGGGGCCGCACCGGGTGGCCGCTGGACGTGCTCACCCCCGACCCCGGACCCCGGACCATCGAGGCCGCCCTGCGCGACGGCCCCTACGGCCGCTGTGTCTACCACTGCGACAACGACGTCGTCGACCACCAGGTCGTGGGGCTGGAGTTCACCGGAGGGGTGACGGCGGCGTTCACCATGACCGCGTTCACCCGGGCGGGGCCGCGCCGCACCGCGATCTACGGCACCCGCGGTGAGCTGGCCTGCGACGGCGAACACATCACGCGCTACGACTTCCTGACCGACACCACCGAAGTCATCGACGTGGCCGCCGCCGACACCGGGATGATCGACACCGGCCACGGGGGCGGCGACGCCGGCCTGCTGGCCTCCTTCTTCCGGGCGGTGGCCGCCGGAGACCCGGACATGGTGGTCACCAGCGGGCAGGACGCGCTCCACTCCCACCTCATGGTGTTCGCCGCCGAACAGGCGCGACGCGAAGGCCGCGTGGTGCGACTGGAGACGTCGGACATGCCCGACACGCCCAGGGTGCGGTAG